From the genome of Hyalangium gracile, one region includes:
- a CDS encoding AAA family ATPase, with protein MKLTKLKIDKYRGVAPGTELTFSPARNLVLGRNGTGRTTLLDLISVALCSDFSGLVHEEFSVEYELAFPGMTIHVRARNVQGSTTPEPQSSSRDGATLMPLRTPEVVTNLEPLIEATLRLEAPASELVVRGDSSGLYCEVDGKSGYARSMHWSVLDRTVWTLIFMVAQYIDRDVKERLKELLRRTFLLAPSRFDEALGMFEHIGTIKYAMEMQGDEVFPLGLMALPTWMPAWLRGQVERTTPTGTLEVPHDEFAQSFLAKFTSLAGFLSGRFRVEVLEKRTYENGGRVGFGQFGFRFKRSDGTELTQAQLGHGQKRLLSFLYYLDVNEDFAIADELANGLHPRWVEACMREIGARQAFLTSQNPLLFDHVTFGSADELRASLILCGVEPRDGREKLLWTKPTSEAASKLFEAHQARTQPLGTLLQTHGLW; from the coding sequence ATGAAGCTCACGAAGCTCAAGATCGACAAGTACCGGGGCGTCGCTCCCGGCACCGAGCTGACGTTCAGCCCGGCTCGGAACCTCGTGCTGGGTCGGAACGGCACCGGCAGGACGACGCTGCTGGATCTGATCTCGGTTGCCCTCTGCTCGGACTTCTCGGGGCTGGTCCACGAGGAGTTCTCCGTGGAGTACGAGCTTGCCTTTCCGGGCATGACCATCCACGTCCGTGCCCGGAACGTGCAGGGCTCCACCACCCCGGAGCCCCAAAGCTCCTCTCGGGATGGCGCGACGCTGATGCCGCTCCGGACTCCGGAGGTGGTGACGAACCTCGAGCCGCTCATCGAGGCCACCCTACGGCTCGAAGCTCCGGCGTCCGAGCTGGTGGTGCGAGGTGACTCCTCGGGCCTGTACTGCGAGGTAGATGGCAAGAGCGGCTACGCGCGGTCGATGCACTGGTCGGTGCTTGATCGCACGGTGTGGACGCTGATCTTCATGGTGGCCCAGTACATCGACCGGGACGTGAAGGAGCGGCTCAAGGAGCTGCTGCGCCGCACGTTCCTTCTGGCGCCCTCGCGGTTCGACGAGGCGCTGGGGATGTTCGAGCACATCGGCACCATCAAGTACGCCATGGAGATGCAGGGCGACGAGGTGTTCCCCCTGGGCTTGATGGCCCTGCCCACGTGGATGCCGGCGTGGCTCCGGGGGCAGGTGGAGCGCACGACTCCGACGGGCACCCTCGAGGTTCCGCACGATGAGTTCGCGCAGAGCTTCCTGGCGAAGTTCACCTCGCTGGCGGGGTTCCTCTCGGGAAGGTTCCGGGTGGAGGTGCTGGAGAAGCGGACGTACGAGAACGGCGGGCGGGTGGGGTTCGGCCAGTTCGGCTTCCGCTTCAAGCGGTCGGACGGCACGGAGCTGACGCAGGCGCAGCTGGGCCACGGGCAGAAGCGGCTGCTGTCCTTCCTCTACTACCTGGACGTCAACGAGGACTTCGCCATCGCCGACGAGCTGGCCAACGGGCTGCATCCGCGCTGGGTGGAGGCATGCATGCGGGAGATCGGCGCGCGGCAGGCCTTCCTGACGAGCCAGAACCCGCTCCTGTTCGACCACGTCACTTTCGGCTCCGCGGATGAGCTGCGTGCCTCCCTCATCCTCTGTGGAGTCGAGCCTCGCGACGGCCGCGAGAAGCTCCTCTGGACGAAGCCCACGAGCGAGGCAGCCTCGAAGCTCTTCGAGGCGCATCAAGCACGCACACAGCCGCTGGGGACGCTGCTGCAGACCCACGGACTGTGGTGA
- a CDS encoding ATP-dependent Clp protease ATP-binding subunit has translation MVDSTDLAQVLLEAKDIAQSVSQKLSSAHVLLALFTVDNPAQVLLKEKGIDEDLLLERMTESPAEEEHLVRELCQRARVIAQQCDSREADCLHLLIAFARVRCAANDLLTQAGVDLIGLRTTALSYFTSGRMPRKLQAGRVGQAPQALGARYPLGRPLGAPPSPLPQAAVALSMPRPATPSRSSLPAISPRDLIDADEGHDEAPQVAERLPPAPVARAIPVPPPAPAPVAPPAPAPVAPAVARQPVPTPVPFPVAKGTESLVLEPKAFPLLTSLGRNLSQLAQQGKLDPVVGRAKEIEEVIDILGKRRTNNPCLLGEAGVGKTAVVEGVAQQLVTLRGTLAAKIIVELDMASLVAGTQLRGSFSEKLNALKDEVRKADGRVVVFIDEIHTLVGAGSTGDGPQDAANELKTAMARGEFPCIGATTHDEFRKFITQDPALERRFTPVVVNEPSVPETVEILRGVIGRYEEHHGLKYAPESLEAAASLASRYVTDRFMPDKAISVADLAGSRCRREGKNSVEPADVARVVAKLAGVPEERLLLNDSARLLSLETDLSQRVIGHEDAITRIARVIRRNYAGFASRRPMGSFLFLGPTGVGKTEMARALAEVLFGNKDALVRLDMSEMSEQHGVSRLIGSPAGYVGFGEGGQLTEPVRRRPSSVVVLDEIEKAHREVQMLLLQVLEEGRLTDGKGRHIDFSNTVIVLTTNLGAEAFSRTGRALGFGADAGVGSMGDVEMASAAARKALPPELWNRIDERLPFRPLREVEVARIATLLLAESSKRLATERGIEYVAGEDVVGHLLKSGGFDPQLGARPMRQVVQRLVEAPLAERILLGEFVAGDRVRVAVRGAQLAFHLVTA, from the coding sequence ATGGTCGATAGCACGGATCTCGCGCAGGTACTCCTCGAGGCTAAGGACATTGCCCAGAGCGTTTCTCAGAAGCTCAGCTCCGCCCATGTGTTGTTGGCGCTCTTCACGGTGGACAACCCCGCCCAGGTGCTCCTCAAGGAAAAGGGCATCGACGAGGATCTGCTGCTCGAGCGGATGACGGAGTCGCCCGCCGAGGAGGAGCACCTCGTGCGCGAGCTGTGCCAGCGCGCCCGGGTCATCGCCCAGCAGTGCGACTCGCGGGAGGCGGACTGCCTGCACCTGCTCATCGCCTTCGCGCGGGTGCGCTGCGCGGCGAACGATCTGCTGACGCAGGCGGGGGTGGACCTCATTGGACTGAGGACCACGGCGCTCTCGTACTTCACGAGCGGCCGGATGCCCCGGAAGCTCCAGGCTGGGCGGGTGGGACAGGCGCCGCAGGCGCTCGGGGCGCGCTATCCGCTGGGCCGGCCCCTGGGCGCCCCGCCGTCTCCCCTGCCCCAGGCCGCCGTGGCGCTGAGCATGCCTCGGCCGGCGACGCCGAGCCGCTCTTCCCTGCCCGCGATCTCTCCGCGCGATCTCATCGATGCGGACGAGGGCCATGACGAGGCGCCCCAGGTGGCCGAGCGGCTGCCTCCCGCCCCCGTGGCTCGGGCCATCCCGGTGCCTCCTCCGGCTCCGGCGCCCGTCGCGCCCCCCGCTCCGGCCCCGGTGGCGCCGGCGGTGGCCCGGCAGCCGGTGCCCACGCCCGTGCCGTTCCCGGTGGCCAAGGGGACGGAGTCGCTGGTGCTGGAGCCCAAGGCCTTCCCGCTGCTCACCTCGCTGGGCCGCAACCTGAGCCAGCTGGCCCAGCAGGGAAAGCTGGACCCGGTGGTGGGCCGCGCCAAGGAGATCGAGGAGGTCATCGACATCCTCGGCAAGCGCCGCACGAACAACCCGTGCCTGCTGGGTGAGGCCGGTGTGGGGAAGACGGCGGTGGTGGAGGGTGTGGCGCAGCAGCTGGTGACGCTGCGTGGCACGCTGGCCGCGAAGATCATCGTCGAGCTGGACATGGCCTCGCTGGTGGCGGGCACGCAGCTGCGGGGCTCGTTCTCGGAGAAGCTGAACGCGCTCAAGGACGAGGTGCGCAAGGCGGACGGGCGCGTGGTGGTGTTCATCGACGAGATCCACACGCTGGTGGGCGCGGGCTCCACGGGCGACGGGCCGCAGGACGCGGCCAACGAGCTGAAGACGGCGATGGCGCGGGGCGAGTTCCCGTGCATCGGCGCGACGACGCACGACGAGTTCCGCAAGTTCATCACGCAGGATCCGGCGCTGGAGCGGCGCTTCACGCCGGTGGTGGTGAACGAGCCCTCGGTGCCGGAGACGGTGGAGATCCTCCGGGGCGTGATTGGCCGGTACGAGGAGCACCACGGGCTGAAGTACGCGCCCGAGTCGCTGGAGGCGGCGGCGTCGCTGGCGTCCCGGTACGTGACGGACCGGTTCATGCCGGACAAGGCCATCTCGGTGGCGGACCTGGCGGGCTCGCGGTGCCGCCGCGAGGGCAAGAACTCCGTGGAGCCGGCGGACGTGGCGCGGGTGGTGGCGAAGCTGGCGGGCGTGCCCGAGGAGCGGCTGCTGCTGAACGACTCGGCGCGGCTGTTGAGCCTGGAGACGGACCTGTCGCAGCGCGTCATCGGCCACGAGGACGCGATCACCCGGATCGCGCGGGTCATCCGGCGCAACTACGCGGGGTTCGCCTCGCGGCGGCCGATGGGCTCGTTCCTGTTCCTGGGCCCCACGGGCGTGGGCAAGACGGAGATGGCGCGGGCGCTGGCGGAGGTGCTGTTCGGGAACAAGGACGCGCTGGTGCGGCTGGACATGAGCGAGATGTCCGAGCAGCACGGCGTGTCGCGACTCATCGGCTCTCCGGCGGGCTACGTGGGGTTCGGCGAGGGTGGCCAGCTCACGGAGCCGGTGCGGCGTCGGCCCTCGTCGGTGGTGGTGCTGGACGAGATCGAGAAGGCGCACCGCGAGGTGCAGATGCTGCTGCTCCAGGTGCTGGAGGAGGGCCGGCTGACGGACGGCAAGGGCCGGCACATCGACTTCTCGAACACGGTCATCGTGCTGACGACGAACCTGGGCGCGGAGGCGTTCTCGCGCACGGGGCGGGCGCTGGGGTTCGGTGCGGACGCGGGCGTGGGCAGCATGGGAGACGTGGAGATGGCCAGCGCGGCGGCGCGCAAGGCCCTGCCGCCGGAGCTGTGGAACCGCATCGACGAGCGGCTGCCGTTCCGTCCGCTGCGCGAGGTGGAGGTGGCGCGGATCGCCACGCTGCTGCTGGCCGAGAGCAGCAAGCGGCTCGCGACGGAGCGCGGCATCGAGTACGTGGCGGGCGAGGACGTGGTGGGCCACCTGCTGAAGTCGGGCGGGTTCGATCCGCAGCTCGGGGCGCGGCCGATGCGGCAGGTGGTGCAGCGGCTGGTGGAGGCACCGCTGGCGGAGCGCATCCTGCTGGGCGAGTTCGTCGCGGGCGATCGGGTGCGGGTGGCGGTGCGAGGCGCGCAGCTGGCCTTCCACCTCGTGACGGCCTGA
- a CDS encoding ABC transporter substrate-binding protein, with translation MMKASWVGALSCLAVLALGCSRDKTPPAPAGEGASATAAATPAPARMKLALDWVPEPEFGGFYAARESGAFSRHGLEVEVLGGGAGAPVTQMAATGQVEFGITSADQLLVSRARGADLVPLFAVYQVSPRAIMVHASRGFTSMGQVFSGGTLALEPGAPFAAFLKKKYGFDKVKIVPYDGGVARFVADKEFGQQCFLTSEPLAAKKQGAEPVVFKVADEGFNPYMTVVVTRRELLQKSPERVRAFVQALREGWRAYLDNPKPANDIMAKLNTTMDAETFAAIAEVQKPLIETDETRAKGLGVMSRERWETLGQQLVELGLLEKAPSVDEYLMPEFTGAGSSTRK, from the coding sequence ATGATGAAGGCGTCTTGGGTGGGTGCGCTGTCGTGTCTGGCGGTGCTGGCTCTGGGCTGCAGCCGGGACAAGACTCCACCCGCGCCGGCCGGGGAGGGTGCCAGTGCGACCGCGGCGGCGACGCCCGCGCCCGCTCGGATGAAGCTGGCGCTGGACTGGGTGCCCGAGCCTGAGTTCGGTGGCTTCTACGCCGCGCGCGAGAGCGGCGCCTTCTCCCGCCACGGACTGGAGGTGGAGGTGCTGGGCGGCGGCGCTGGCGCACCCGTCACCCAGATGGCGGCCACGGGTCAGGTGGAGTTCGGCATCACGAGCGCGGACCAGCTGCTGGTGTCTCGCGCCCGAGGGGCCGACCTGGTGCCGCTGTTCGCCGTGTACCAGGTCTCTCCGCGAGCCATCATGGTCCACGCCTCGCGAGGCTTCACCTCGATGGGGCAGGTGTTCTCCGGAGGCACGCTGGCGCTCGAGCCCGGCGCGCCCTTCGCGGCCTTCCTGAAGAAGAAGTACGGCTTCGACAAGGTGAAGATCGTCCCCTACGACGGCGGCGTGGCCCGCTTCGTGGCGGACAAGGAGTTCGGGCAGCAGTGCTTCCTCACCTCCGAGCCCCTGGCCGCGAAGAAGCAGGGCGCCGAGCCGGTCGTCTTCAAGGTCGCCGACGAGGGCTTCAACCCCTACATGACCGTGGTGGTGACGCGGCGGGAGCTGCTCCAGAAGTCGCCCGAGCGAGTGCGCGCCTTCGTCCAGGCCCTGCGCGAGGGGTGGCGGGCGTACCTGGACAACCCCAAGCCGGCCAATGACATCATGGCGAAGCTCAACACCACCATGGATGCGGAGACCTTCGCCGCGATCGCCGAGGTGCAGAAGCCGCTCATCGAGACGGACGAGACGCGGGCCAAGGGCCTTGGCGTCATGAGCCGTGAGCGCTGGGAGACCCTGGGGCAGCAGCTCGTGGAGCTGGGGCTCCTGGAGAAGGCTCCGTCCGTGGACGAGTACCTGATGCCGGAGTTCACCGGCGCCGGCTCCTCCACTCGGAAGTGA
- the ubiE gene encoding bifunctional demethylmenaquinone methyltransferase/2-methoxy-6-polyprenyl-1,4-benzoquinol methylase UbiE: MSTESQSSAVSPQPGSAVVQAGSGAMFDKIAQRYDLLNRLMSFGVDQRWRNKTVDALELKPGARVLDLATGTADLALKVLRRHPKTTVVGVDPSVGMLEIGRRKVAEAGLAGQCELQVGDAQVLPFPDHSFDGVCIAFGIRNVPDRARALREMARVTRPDGRIAILELSEPSGGILGPLARFQIRTVVPWVGSLLSGAREYRYLQQSIAAFPKPEAFADIMRESGLEVLRMQPLTFGVCCLYVARPKPAAS; encoded by the coding sequence ATGAGCACGGAGTCTCAGTCGTCCGCAGTCTCGCCGCAGCCTGGATCCGCCGTGGTGCAGGCGGGCTCGGGCGCCATGTTCGACAAGATCGCCCAGCGCTACGATCTGTTGAACCGGCTGATGTCGTTCGGCGTGGACCAGCGCTGGCGCAACAAGACGGTGGATGCGCTCGAGCTCAAGCCGGGGGCTCGCGTGCTGGACCTGGCCACGGGGACGGCGGACCTGGCCCTCAAGGTGCTGCGGCGCCACCCGAAGACGACCGTGGTGGGAGTGGATCCCTCCGTGGGGATGCTGGAGATCGGCCGGCGGAAGGTGGCCGAGGCCGGGCTCGCCGGACAGTGTGAGCTCCAGGTCGGGGATGCCCAGGTGCTTCCGTTCCCGGACCACAGCTTCGACGGGGTGTGCATTGCCTTCGGCATCCGCAATGTCCCGGACCGAGCGCGCGCGCTGCGGGAGATGGCTCGGGTGACGCGGCCGGATGGCCGGATTGCCATCCTGGAGCTGTCCGAGCCGAGCGGTGGCATCCTGGGGCCGCTGGCGCGGTTCCAGATCCGCACCGTGGTGCCCTGGGTGGGCAGCCTGCTCTCGGGGGCTCGGGAGTACCGCTACCTGCAGCAGTCCATCGCGGCCTTCCCGAAGCCGGAGGCGTTCGCTGACATCATGCGCGAGTCGGGCCTGGAGGTGCTGCGCATGCAGCCGCTGACCTTCGGCGTGTGCTGCCTGTATGTGGCCCGACCGAAGCCCGCCGCCTCCTGA
- a CDS encoding Rossmann-like and DUF2520 domain-containing protein yields MAARRPRILVVGGGRLGGALALSLSARRWPVSVLSRDDEGRARVRALGLKPATPRDLTQARVALLCVPEKVVPTVAREMARTLGRGMALVHCAGALSLKALGAPRGRPLGSFHPLCAVSDPRDSLAGHAVAISTRSRALQTVLRQMAKDLDLQVLEVPERHRAAYHAGAVLSAGGAVALMSAAVEALGHAGIPEEAALSALLPLMRSAVRGMEARGLARGLTGPVVRGDSGVVAAHLAALPPEVAEVYRLLAQRSLRLVGPRLPPEALADLTKLLFER; encoded by the coding sequence ATGGCGGCGCGACGCCCGAGGATCCTGGTGGTCGGTGGAGGCCGCCTCGGCGGAGCGCTGGCCCTCTCCCTCTCGGCGCGTCGCTGGCCTGTCAGCGTCCTCAGCCGTGACGATGAGGGCCGCGCTCGCGTGCGGGCCCTGGGGCTGAAGCCGGCCACTCCCAGGGATCTGACGCAGGCGCGAGTGGCCTTGCTCTGCGTCCCCGAGAAGGTCGTGCCCACCGTGGCGCGGGAGATGGCACGGACGCTCGGCCGGGGCATGGCGCTGGTGCACTGCGCGGGCGCCCTCTCCCTGAAGGCGCTGGGGGCTCCACGAGGGCGGCCACTTGGCTCCTTCCACCCGCTCTGCGCGGTCTCGGACCCGAGGGACTCACTCGCGGGCCATGCGGTGGCCATCAGCACGCGCTCGCGGGCCTTGCAGACGGTGCTGCGCCAGATGGCGAAGGACCTGGACCTCCAGGTGCTGGAGGTCCCCGAGCGCCACCGGGCGGCGTACCACGCGGGCGCGGTGCTGAGCGCGGGCGGCGCGGTGGCGCTCATGTCGGCGGCGGTGGAGGCGCTGGGCCATGCCGGCATTCCGGAGGAGGCGGCGCTCTCGGCGCTGCTGCCGCTGATGCGCTCGGCGGTGCGGGGTATGGAGGCACGAGGGCTGGCGCGCGGGCTCACGGGCCCTGTCGTCCGAGGAGACTCGGGCGTGGTGGCGGCCCACCTGGCGGCGCTGCCTCCCGAGGTCGCCGAGGTGTACCGCCTCCTCGCCCAACGCTCGCTGCGGCTGGTGGGTCCCCGGCTGCCGCCCGAAGCGCTCGCCGATCTGACAAAGCTCCTGTTTGAGCGGTGA
- a CDS encoding ABC transporter ATP-binding protein codes for MNLEIAPGSFVALVGPSGCGKSTLLRIIAGLDSATRGRVVLAPGAEQVHASRAPIAYVFQDAHLLPWRSVLDNAALPLELSGMRRAERHAAAREVLAQVGLGEFTARFPAELSGGMRMRVSLARALVTRPRLLLMDEPFGALDELTRGRLDEQLRALWHELGMTVLFVTHSLSEAAWLAERAIVFSPRPARVLLDHVLELPRQRAAALRLEPTFAREVHVLSEALERGGA; via the coding sequence GTGAACCTCGAGATCGCTCCCGGCTCCTTCGTCGCGCTCGTCGGGCCCTCGGGCTGCGGTAAGTCCACCTTGCTGCGCATCATCGCCGGACTGGACTCCGCCACCCGCGGCCGGGTGGTGCTGGCTCCAGGCGCCGAGCAGGTTCACGCCTCTCGCGCCCCCATCGCCTACGTCTTCCAGGATGCACACCTGCTTCCCTGGCGCTCCGTCCTCGACAACGCCGCGCTGCCCCTGGAGCTGTCCGGCATGCGCCGAGCCGAGCGCCACGCCGCCGCTCGCGAGGTGCTCGCTCAGGTGGGCCTGGGCGAGTTCACCGCGCGCTTCCCGGCCGAGCTCTCTGGCGGCATGCGCATGCGCGTGTCCCTGGCACGGGCGCTGGTGACACGGCCTCGGCTGCTGCTGATGGATGAGCCGTTCGGCGCTCTGGACGAGCTCACCCGCGGCCGGCTGGATGAGCAGCTTCGGGCGCTGTGGCACGAGCTGGGGATGACCGTGCTCTTCGTCACCCACTCGCTCTCCGAAGCCGCCTGGCTCGCCGAGCGGGCCATCGTGTTCTCTCCACGCCCCGCACGGGTGCTGCTGGACCACGTGCTGGAGCTGCCACGCCAGCGCGCCGCGGCCCTGCGTCTGGAGCCCACCTTTGCTCGCGAGGTGCACGTGCTCTCCGAGGCCCTGGAGCGGGGGGGCGCCTGA
- a CDS encoding ABC transporter permease encodes MRGTLLRSVLPPLVALVALLALWEGLVRLLGVQAFLLPPPSAVLTTAVHDARELAASAWVTAEAALIGFGLSALVGVLVAVVLASSRLLERALYPYTLFLQTVPIVAIAPLLVLWFGPGQRAVAASAFIVSVFPVIANTLSGVRSLDPALRDMFRLYGARRLATLLKLELPGALPNIFTGLRIASGLAVIGAIVGEFVAGFSEGTAGLGILVLAAYRQLRTDLMFAAVLCAAGLGIVLFGTVSLAGTRLLRRWHPSAS; translated from the coding sequence ATGCGCGGCACCTTGCTTCGCTCCGTTCTTCCTCCGCTCGTCGCGCTCGTGGCGCTGCTGGCTCTGTGGGAGGGGCTCGTGCGGCTCCTGGGGGTGCAGGCCTTCCTGCTGCCTCCTCCCTCGGCGGTGCTCACCACCGCGGTTCACGACGCTCGGGAGCTGGCTGCCAGTGCCTGGGTCACCGCCGAGGCCGCGCTCATCGGCTTTGGCCTCAGCGCCCTGGTGGGCGTCCTCGTCGCGGTGGTGCTCGCGTCCTCGCGACTGCTCGAGCGCGCTCTCTATCCGTACACGCTCTTCCTTCAGACGGTCCCCATCGTCGCCATCGCGCCGCTGCTCGTGCTGTGGTTTGGACCCGGGCAGCGAGCCGTGGCCGCCTCCGCCTTCATCGTCTCCGTGTTCCCCGTCATCGCGAACACGCTCAGTGGCGTGCGCTCGCTGGATCCGGCCCTTCGCGACATGTTCCGCCTGTACGGCGCGCGCCGGCTCGCCACGCTGCTCAAGCTCGAGCTCCCTGGCGCGCTCCCCAACATCTTCACCGGGCTGCGCATCGCCTCGGGGCTGGCCGTCATCGGCGCCATCGTCGGCGAGTTCGTCGCTGGCTTCTCCGAGGGGACGGCGGGACTGGGCATCCTCGTGCTCGCGGCCTACCGGCAGCTGCGCACCGATCTGATGTTCGCGGCGGTGCTGTGCGCCGCGGGACTGGGTATCGTCCTGTTCGGGACGGTGAGCCTGGCGGGGACGCGCCTGCTCCGGCGCTGGCACCCCTCGGCCTCATGA
- a CDS encoding type II toxin-antitoxin system RelE/ParE family toxin has product MGGGSGRQADSGRSRAGQTPHGEMTIQVQFTPRAESQVGEAALWWRTNRPAAPSLFEEELTTALQLLSALPDLGRRYSHPRVPGVRRLLMPRTRYHLYYVHDEQGRVVIVLALWSAVRGRGPALRKP; this is encoded by the coding sequence ATGGGAGGAGGCTCAGGCCGGCAAGCTGATTCCGGCCGCAGCCGTGCTGGCCAGACTCCGCACGGGGAAATGACGATCCAGGTTCAGTTCACGCCCCGAGCCGAGTCTCAGGTGGGCGAAGCCGCCCTGTGGTGGCGGACGAATCGACCCGCTGCTCCCTCGCTCTTCGAAGAAGAGCTGACCACGGCGCTCCAACTACTCTCCGCCTTGCCGGATCTCGGGCGTCGTTATTCCCACCCGCGTGTCCCGGGAGTCCGGCGGTTGCTCATGCCGCGAACCCGATACCACCTCTATTACGTCCATGACGAGCAGGGGAGGGTGGTCATCGTCCTGGCGCTCTGGAGCGCCGTGCGAGGACGAGGCCCGGCGCTCCGGAAGCCTTGA